In Bacillus cytotoxicus NVH 391-98, the following are encoded in one genomic region:
- a CDS encoding CYTH domain-containing protein — translation MTQEIEIEFKNMVTKEEFSVLCDAFSIQTFTKQVNHYFETPNFALKQAGSALRIRYKNGTYTLTLKQPAQTGLLETHQSLTQEEAKTMLETNHLIPGAVLKQLQALQIPVSSLTYMGSLTTERAETTFKGGILVFDHSFYYNHDDYELEYEVQDELTGKVDFLHLLNQYNIPVRHTKNKVQRFFLAKQSDAR, via the coding sequence ACACAAGAAATTGAAATTGAATTTAAAAATATGGTAACAAAAGAAGAATTTTCGGTATTATGTGATGCCTTTTCTATTCAAACATTTACAAAACAAGTCAATCATTATTTTGAAACACCTAACTTTGCTTTAAAGCAAGCGGGCTCCGCTCTTCGTATTCGTTATAAAAATGGCACTTATACACTTACTTTAAAACAACCAGCTCAAACAGGATTGCTTGAAACTCATCAATCTTTAACACAAGAAGAAGCAAAAACAATGCTCGAAACAAATCACCTCATTCCAGGGGCTGTATTAAAACAACTGCAAGCCTTACAAATCCCTGTTTCTTCTTTAACGTATATGGGAAGTTTAACAACAGAAAGAGCAGAAACCACTTTTAAAGGGGGGATACTTGTATTTGATCATAGTTTCTATTACAATCACGATGATTATGAACTTGAATACGAAGTACAAGACGAGCTAACTGGAAAGGTTGATTTTCTTCACTTGTTAAATCAATACAATATCCCTGTTCGGCATACAAAAAATAAAGTACAACGCTTTTTTCTTGCAAAACAAAGCGATGCACGCTAA